The DNA sequence TCTGGAAGCGATGTTTGGGGAAGAAGAATCACCCACTCCAGAAACACTGGCATTAGCAGATTCCGAAGAGGTTCTGGAATTAGCAGATTCCGACCTATTTAGCAGCGGCACAGACGATGCGGAGTGGGGAATCGACTTAACCGCGATGCCAGTGGAGACAGAGAATCTGGAAGCGATGTTTGGGGAAGAAGCACCCGCATCTACTCCAGAAACGCTGGAATTAGCAGATTCCGACTTATTTGGCAGCGACACGGAGAATGCGGAGTGGGGAATCGACTTGGCGGCGATGCCAGTGGGAACAGATTCCGAGCTAGAGGATCTCTTAAGTGGGGAACCAGTAGAGTTTGGGGATGCATTGGCTTTTGAAGAGGATCTGTTGATTGCGGAAATTCCTTCCGAAAACCAAGCCTCAGAGGCAGATAAGTTAGAGGAAGTTGAATATCTCTGGGATTTAGGGACAGAACAACAAGAGATTGCAAATCCTTCAGAGAGTGCTGTTGCCGATGAGTTGTCTTTGATAGAGACATTTGGGGCACAAGAGCCAGACTTAGCCTTCTCATTAGAGCAAAATGATGAGTTTGGCGAATTAGAGGCAATGCTCGGTGAGGAAGTGTTCGAGGAACCGGCATCGGGTTTGGCAAGCAACGGTGAGTTTGACGAGTTGGAAGCACTGCTGGGTGAAGAGGAATCAGTCTCGGCGGCTTTTGATGGAGCAGACATGAATGAGTTTGCTGACTTGGAAGCTCTCCTGGAGGATGATGAACCTCAGATGGTTCCCCAATTCGCTCAATCACAGCGTTCTCCCACGCAGCCGATGGCTGAAAAAACGACATCGGCAGACGCCCTTGACGATGGATTCCAGGATCTGGAGGAACTGCTGACACAGGCTGAAGAGACGATTGGGCCACGCACCATGAAAACTAGCCCAGGTCAAGTTCGCCCGGTTAATCGTCCCCGCCCGGTTAAAGTATTTGAACAGACCATGCGCGTGCCGGTTAAGCACCTAGACAACCTCAGCAACCTGGTGGGGGAATTAGTGGTGAACCGGAACACGTTGGAACAGGATCAAGAACGCCTGCGACAATTCCTGGATAACTTGCTGCACCAGGTACAACAACTCAGCGATGTGGGTGCGAGAATGCAGGATCGCTACGAGCGATCGCTCCTAGAAAGCTCTCTACTTGCCAGTCGTCAAAGCAATCGGTTCAACGCCCGACCTGACCATACGTCGGCAGCGGAGCAGGCTCCCGCCAACAGCCGTTTTGGTTTGGGTGAATTGGAACTCGATCTGTTTACGCCTTTCCACAGCCTTTCCCAAGAAATCATTGAGCTAATTGTCCGCGTCCGAGAGTCGGCGGCTGACATTGAATTCCTAGTTGATGAAACTGACCAAGTCGCCCGGATGCTGCGGCAGGTGACGACTCAGTTGCAAGAGGGATTGACGCGATCGCGCATGGTGCCTTTTGCCCAAACTGCCGACCGCTTGCCCCGTGCAGTCCGCGAGATTTCTCTGAAGTGCGGCAAACAAGCCGAGCTACAAATTGAGGGTCGGGAAACCTTGATCGATAAAGTGATCCTGGAACACCTCTACGACCCAATGACGCACCTGGTGAACAATGCCATTACTCACGGCATTGAAACCCCAGAAGTCCGTAAAGCTGCCGGAAAGCCTCCTATCGGTCGGATTACCATCCGAGCCTTCCACCAAGGCAACCAAACTGTCATCTCCGTCTCGGATGATGGCGCAGGCATTGATTCAGACCGGGTAAAGGCAAAGGCAGTCGAAAAAGGGCTGATTACCGCATCTGAAGCCAGATCCATGAGCCGTTTGGACGTCTACGATCTGCTCTTCCATCCCGGTTTTAGTACCAAAGACAAAGCCGATGACTTCTCAGGTCGCGGCGTCGGGATGGACGTGGTTTGCACCAGTTTGAACGAAATTCGCGGTGTGATTACCACAGACTCCACTCTGGGTAAGGGAACGACCTTTACCGTTCGTTTGCCCCTCACCTTAAGTATTTGCAAAGCACTGTGTTGCCTGAGCGACAAAGCTCGCATTGCCTTCCCGATGGATGGGGTGGAAGATATGTTGGATATACCCCAAGACCGCATTCAAACGAACTCGGAAGGTAAGACCTGTATTTCTTGGCGCGACTCCCTGATGCCTTTCCAACCCTTAGCGGAATTGCTGACCTACCAGCGTCACCTCAGTCGAGGCACCGTTTATGGTGGCAACCGGGAAGATGACATGATTTCGGTTGTGGTGCTACGCAGTGCTGGCAACTTTATTGCCGTCCAAGTGGATCAGGTGCTGGGCGAACAGGAAATTGTGATTAAGCAACTGGAAGGCCCTGTG is a window from the Coleofasciculus sp. FACHB-1120 genome containing:
- a CDS encoding hybrid sensor histidine kinase/response regulator, with amino-acid sequence LEAMFGEEESPTPETLALADSEEVLELADSDLFSSGTDDAEWGIDLTAMPVETENLEAMFGEEAPASTPETLELADSDLFGSDTENAEWGIDLAAMPVGTDSELEDLLSGEPVEFGDALAFEEDLLIAEIPSENQASEADKLEEVEYLWDLGTEQQEIANPSESAVADELSLIETFGAQEPDLAFSLEQNDEFGELEAMLGEEVFEEPASGLASNGEFDELEALLGEEESVSAAFDGADMNEFADLEALLEDDEPQMVPQFAQSQRSPTQPMAEKTTSADALDDGFQDLEELLTQAEETIGPRTMKTSPGQVRPVNRPRPVKVFEQTMRVPVKHLDNLSNLVGELVVNRNTLEQDQERLRQFLDNLLHQVQQLSDVGARMQDRYERSLLESSLLASRQSNRFNARPDHTSAAEQAPANSRFGLGELELDLFTPFHSLSQEIIELIVRVRESAADIEFLVDETDQVARMLRQVTTQLQEGLTRSRMVPFAQTADRLPRAVREISLKCGKQAELQIEGRETLIDKVILEHLYDPMTHLVNNAITHGIETPEVRKAAGKPPIGRITIRAFHQGNQTVISVSDDGAGIDSDRVKAKAVEKGLITASEARSMSRLDVYDLLFHPGFSTKDKADDFSGRGVGMDVVCTSLNEIRGVITTDSTLGKGTTFTVRLPLTLSICKALCCLSDKARIAFPMDGVEDMLDIPQDRIQTNSEGKTCISWRDSLMPFQPLAELLTYQRHLSRGTVYGGNREDDMISVVVLRSAGNFIAVQVDQVLGEQEIVIKQLEGPVPKPLGVAGATVLGDGRIMPIADVLELIDLATGRIGKDRGVSLWDKTGLSLPVEAPAVKTDPMVLIVDDSITVRELLSMTFNKAGYRVEQARDGQEAWDKLRSGLPCEIVFCDIEMPRMDGLELLSRIQKDPSLNHLPVAMLTSRGASKHQQMAAQLGAKGYFTKPYLEEALLDAAQRMIKGEVLLTINTNA